The nucleotide sequence GTTTAGAAAAAAGAGAGATTTCTTAAAAAATAATTTCTTTTTTGCTTGGTGTTTTCAAAAAAACACGTACATTTGCAAAATCTAAAAGAAAGAACATAAAACAATAATTTATGGCAACAATTATCAATTACGCGATTATTATTATCTATTGTACAGCATTAGTAGGCATTTTCTTATACAGCCTTTCAATGCTTAGTTTGCTACTGAACTATCTCAAACATCGCAAACAAAACGACGAAGCTCCTAAGTTTAACTTGCTTGACCCTAAGGAGATTCCGTACGTAACCATCCAGCTACCACTTTACAACGAGAAGTATGTAGTACGTCGTTTGCTCGAAAATATCGCAAAATTGGAGTACCCTCGTACCAAACTCGAAATTCAAGTGCTCGACGACTCTACCGACGAATCAGTAGCTGAAACCGCTGAAATCATTAAAGAACTACAAGCTACAGGCTTGGATATTAAGCACATTCGTCGCACCAATCGCGAAGGCTTTAAGGCAGGTGCTCTTAAAGAAGGGTTAGCTATTGCCAAAGGTGATTTTGTTGCCATCTTCGATGCCGACTTTATGCCTCAACCCGATTGGCTCAAACGTACGGTAGTATACTTCAAAGACCCTGAAATAGGCGTAGTACAAACTCGCTGGGGGCACATCAACCGCAATTATTCTATCCTTACTAAAATACAAGCTCTCGCTCTTGATGTCCATTTCACTCTTGAACAAGTAGGGCGTAATTCTAAAGGATATTTCATTAACTTCAACGGTACAGCAGGTATTTGGCGTAAAGCGTGCATTTACGATGCAGGTAACTGGGAAGGCGACACCCTTACCGAAGACCTCGACCTTAGCTATCGCGCTCAGTTAAAGAATTGGAAATTCAAATATTTGGAAGATGTAGAAACTCCTGCCGAGCTTCCAGTAGTTATTTCAGCAGCACGCTCTCAACAGTTCCGTTGGAACAAAGGAGGAGCTGAGAACTTCCGTAAAACAGTAAGCCGTGTATTAGCAGCTAAAAACATAGGTTGGAAAACCAAATTTCACGGGGTAATGCACCTCCTCAATAGCTCTATG is from Capnocytophaga ochracea DSM 7271 and encodes:
- a CDS encoding cellulose synthase family protein; translated protein: MATIINYAIIIIYCTALVGIFLYSLSMLSLLLNYLKHRKQNDEAPKFNLLDPKEIPYVTIQLPLYNEKYVVRRLLENIAKLEYPRTKLEIQVLDDSTDESVAETAEIIKELQATGLDIKHIRRTNREGFKAGALKEGLAIAKGDFVAIFDADFMPQPDWLKRTVVYFKDPEIGVVQTRWGHINRNYSILTKIQALALDVHFTLEQVGRNSKGYFINFNGTAGIWRKACIYDAGNWEGDTLTEDLDLSYRAQLKNWKFKYLEDVETPAELPVVISAARSQQFRWNKGGAENFRKTVSRVLAAKNIGWKTKFHGVMHLLNSSMFLWVFVVSVLSIPMLYIKNQYGHLAWIFHITSFFIISTVILFICYWFTYKNLQGKTFDDFLNYIKLFVTFFSVALGFSFHNTVAVLEGHTGKRSEFVRTPKFNINALSDSWKNNKYINTKLSPNMIVEFLLMLYFLFGLYSAVRLNDFGMFPFHCMLTLGFGFVFFKSLTSKA